A genomic window from Triticum urartu cultivar G1812 chromosome 7, Tu2.1, whole genome shotgun sequence includes:
- the LOC125518515 gene encoding BTB/POZ and MATH domain-containing protein 2-like, with the protein MASGTSTTAGLCGMEQQGLASGRVIMGEHRMVALSGVVVASTAAGLGKELPKFQAGGHTWRIRCYPNGSAQKYDGYISLVLELASHVVKDVRAEFRFTLVPLRRQGWPAPATYEHADVVTFEEKGGQFGFMDFVSRGWLEKSEKLLDGALAVRCDVTVLTQQPAPVPVIEEQELERLGLVCACKDDACKRIHAGTVEAAMALGTMPRRRRRVKEACLRLLGRLRVE; encoded by the exons ATGGCATCTGGCACGTCGACAACGGCAGGTCTCTGCGGCATGGAGCAGCAGGGTCTCGCCAGTGGGCGTGTGATAATGGGCGAGCACAGGATGGTGGCgttgtctggcgtcgtggtggcatCGACGGCAGCTGGACTGGGCAAG GAGTTGCCCAAGTTCCAGGCGGGAGGGCACACCTGGCGCATCCGCTGCTACCCCAACGGATCGGCGCAAAAGTACGACGGCTACATCTCCCTCGTCCTGGAGCTCGCCAGCCACGTCGTCAAGGACGTCCGCGCTGAGTTCCGGTTCACCCTGGTCCCGCTCCGGCGACAGGGCTGGCCGGCGCCGGCGACGTACGAGCACGCCGACGTGGTCACGTTCGAGGAGAAGGGCGGGCAGTTCGGCTTTATGGACTTCGTCAGCAGGGGTTGGCTGGAGAAGTCGGAGAAGCTACTCGACGGCGCCCTCGCCGTGAGGTGCGACGTGACCGTCCTGACCCAGCAGCCGGCGCCGGTGCCTGTCATCGAGGAGCAAGAGCTGGAGCGGCTGGGGCTGGTGTGCGCCTGCAAGGACGACGCGTGCAAGCGCATCCACGCGGGTACCGTGGAGGCCGCCATGGCCTTAGGGACGATGCCCCGTCGACGCCGCCGGGTGAAGGAGGCGTGTCTAAGGCTCCTCGGGCGTCTTCGTGTGGAATAA